Genomic segment of Arachis hypogaea cultivar Tifrunner chromosome 11, arahy.Tifrunner.gnm2.J5K5, whole genome shotgun sequence:
cgccagaagtaagaaaggcaccaggagcattccacgtttaagctccagtttaaccttaaactggagcttaaacgtgttcgactatttttctcctccagagttgctttctcatttccacgtttaagcttcagtttaaccttaaactgaagcttaaacgtgctcgagcttgtgcctccagggagtgccagcgtttaagctccagtttaagcttaaactggagcttaaacctgttatatggaacagcttgaccatgccttcttcaaacataaataacttgagctacaaaactccaaatgaggtgattcaaaatgcattggaaagaagacatctagagctttccaagcatatatggcatgcatggtggatactaaaaattgagggagaaaacagccccgtaatgtgcatagaagagcatagtaccaacatgcaatcaggccagctgacctcttcaccttccatggagtataacttgagttgtagaaatccaattgaggtgcttctagttgcgttagaaagctgatatCCATAgatttccaacgaggtataatagtctatatttggcatcaaattggcaaggttgacaagagaacaaagtgacgactcaagaaaggggggtgcaacgtttgagtgtagtttaatggatcattatcctttttttggatcaattatgtcactctacccttcaagcaagcaaggcccatcaacaacaccaaatcaaggccacaagaatcatctagaatagtttattttcatttgattgtaatttgctttgaatttcattttcattttgtaatttagggagcctatttaaaggccttagttcctGCATTTGAGAGGGACTGGAggaaaggggaatccagcccctgagggggcatcggggaactttggatcattttcttgagttttgtaattgaattcagagctatgactcactaaacccctttcattgggttagggagctctattgtaattcaatgaatcaataatagtttattcttcttcttcaatcttttctcttgaattttgttagaaagcttctcgatctaattccattggttagttgtcttgggaaagagactatccataattggaatccttcggaaccttgggaaaggaatggaggattcatgctagagaagctttctcacagtgaattggattgggatttggatggatattgtgacatgtaatcctaccaaattgtggttcatgaaactgtgtggtataatcagtgatcgagtaTCATCTCTTCTTacaaacatttaaaccaagggattgggaatttgtttgtttttagagagaattggtgagccaagggattgggatccaatcatataagattgccaagcaaaattcaatgaacgcattggttgaggaagagataaacatgttttgattcggagatctcaatatctcctaaaacccaatgaattccccatctccgattttcactttctctttacattctgcaactcaattcatgcaatcacccccattcccttttaatttccgcactttagcttctgctctttaatttatgcaatttaagattccgccatttcaatttcttgccatttacgtttcccgccaattttacattccgcaattctcatctaaattttgattccgctcaactagaacacacttctaatccgaattgctcactcaaccaatccttgtgggattcgacctcactctattgtgagtttttacttgacgataaccggtgcacttgccggaaggaattttgccgatcgtgcaatttcctaaatcgtggcataacaagtttatgcgcatcaagtttatggcgccgttgccggggattggttttcgattgacaattctccaattggaagttaactagattgagcaatttttcttttcttttgttaatagtttttgtttcagtttattactgctaatttctgcaaattttaatttgttttctttgcttattcacttgttagcatactaaccactagctgtttgtgatattgcctcactatggaatttccactatctttggatgagtattgtttgagactgggcacattgcaaaaaagaaaggagtatccatcatcttttggtcaatcaaaattcatgagaaactctccaccaccacagaatgattcatgttattatgctcatggtgggtgggagtatcaggaacaggaaacggggtacttcccagagccacaaaatggtccatgttttggtgaatttgatcactactcaagttgtggctgggaagatcaaaaccaaagagatttcacttattcacaccccattcatcaagagccatcacctctgaattatccaacctcacctcctagttttacatatccatattcttcatcacttgagcatttctcagcacaaaattccttctcaaattcatacaattcatttcactatccacaagactcattccactacacacaagagtcataccactaccaacactccaaccaaagactctatcagcccacacaaaacacatactcccagccaccatatcacagccaagataatcaacatcatcaacccaatccgaaccaacaatttcaagatcaattaaacaggatagaaggaatgattgcaactatgggcagagatgtggccgatttgaaaagctttaaggaagaagtgatatccaacttacaaaatcatggtgctgccattcaaaagctagaagcacaaattggatatctatcaaagcaaatccctacccacaattcttctagtgataccatggcaaacccaagggaggaatcagaagaacaagaaagggagaaagtcaatcaagggagatcacactccaatgacacagagagttgcaaagaggaagggttcattgaaccacaaattcaggaagcttttgatgaacaggatactccaactgtccaacaacaaccaagttctgagatcaaggatgtgaaggcagtagaaacaagcaccaaaaggaggattgtgaccgagaaacaaaggatcatatccatgaagaagagaaggtcgaagaacaatccaactcctgagccaacaagcaagttcactcaagccaatcacaagggaaagcttgctggaaagaagcattcacaacaaggggcactaactagctcctttatccacttgaagtcattcctcttaacaaactggaagaagaggaagaaagtcaggaacagcatgtcaagctaatgacgttaaagaagcgcttgttgggaggcaacccaaccaaaggtagtttttcttttctagttatttcaataaaagagttaagtagatttatctgtattgcaaggagctaagtttggtgttgcacaccaaaacaattcaagggtgaatgtgagattctaagtttggtgttccaccaaaaaacttcattaaaagcacatttctacctcagcatgactagtcactagctccaaccaatcagggaaactacttaaacaatagtttaatttctagttcatagtttctttttctagttcatagttattttcttaataaaagcacatgaggttttctgcatatgatcccaattgctgcatatggcaaggaactaagtttcgtgttcacacaccaatctaagttcagaggcctacaaacatccatgcatgctaaccaattctcaaagtgcttggggaacaagcaacttctaatagctttgcaggaagacaatcaatctcatggaaggaatatacatcatcatcaaagagaacaccaaggctaggaaggatgatgaacaacaaagaagatgctaaaaggttgtattgtcacttaattacttgtactttgaattgctgatatttgaagtttgcatgcacccctgctttaagtttgagtcattgcagtttttgtttgtctgtttgtttaattttcaaataagtgatagtctaagtgtctggataacttcatcttcttaaacaaatgcttgccatgcttgttctgtttccataaaataaaagaaatgtttgaacaaaagtaactcaattccatttggtaagaaatcaaataagattaagtgttggtatgcatgtttgattgaatagtcagctcactaagaaataaagttagaattgtcacttttagtggaaattaggatgctgtctatggatcttgatgaataaatgtctttggccatgaaaaagaaagaaaaagaagaagaaaaagccactgaaaaagggcaaccaaaaagcaaaaaaaaaaattgagaaaataagctaggcaccaatggtttgaacttctgagacaaatgcctgtggtgtttatgtattaaggatatgcttggatgaataggttctgaggagtgtttcaacacttggtaacttgggttaactaacccgggattatcaaccaaaagtccattatcaagagcaacctaaatacaaaacatttagtcacacaaagaggtgcagggtaccaatgtctcaagaagaaatgtgaactaaaatgcctgtagtggatatgtgtagtgcactgataagaaaaagaaaatgccaaaggcttgtgcaacacatgacactgagcaacaaggagcaaataagctcaaagaaaaagaaaaacaaagaaaagaaacttgccaaggatatgtgaataacaagaggccatagcagtgttttagtggaaacataaaaagtgacattcttacctaagaaacaataaagtgatgctgcaacaactttctgcatgaacacgccattaatcaatgtcaattacttactgatatggctaatgaatttactttctgtttcattctttcttctcaataattcagaacttgcttggggacaagcaaggattaagtttggtgttgtcataaacttgatgcgcataaacttgttatgccacgatttaggaaattgcacgatcggcaaaattccttccggcaagtgcaccggttatcgtcaagtaaaaactcacaatagagtgaggtcgaatcccacaaggattggttgagtgagcaattcggattagaagtgtgttctagttgagcagaatcaaaatttagatgagaattgcggaatgtaaaattggcgggaaacgtaaatggcaagaaattgaaatggcggaatcttaaattgcatgaattaaagagcagaagctaaagtgcggaaattaaaagggaatgggggtgattgcatgaattgagttgcagaatgtaaagagaaagtgaaaatcggagatggggaattcattgggttttaggagatattgagatctccgaatcaaaacatgtttatctcttcctcaaccaacgcgttcattgaattttgcttggcaatcttatatgattggatcccaatcccttggctcaccaattctctctaaaaacaaacaaattcccaatcccttggtttaaatatttgtaagaagagatgatgctcgatcactgattataccacacagtttcatgaaccacaatttggtaggattacatgtcacaatatccatccaaatcccaatccaattcactgtgagaaagcttctctagcatgaatcctccattcctttcccaaggttccgaaggattccaattatggatagtctctttcccaagacaactaaccaatggaattagatcgagaagctttctaacaaaattcaagagaaaagattgaagaagaagaataaactattattgattcattgaattacaatagagctccctaacccaatgaaaggggtttagtgagtcatagctctgaattcaattacaaaactcaagaaaatgatccaaagttccccgatgccccctcaggggctggattcccctttccTCCAGTCCCTCTCAAATGCaggaactaaggcctttaaataggctccctaaattacaaaatgaaaatgaaattcaaagcaaattacaatcaaatgaaaataaactattctagatgattcttgtggccttgatttggtgttgttgatgggccttgcttgcttgaagggtagagtgacataattgatccaaaaaaaggataatgatccattaaactacactcaaacgttgcacccccctttcttgagtcgtcactttgttctcttgtcaaccttgccaatttgatgccaaatatagactattatacctcgttggaaatctatggatgtcagctttctaacgcaactggaagcacctcaattggatttctacaactcgagttatactccatggaaggtgaagaggtcagctggcctgattgcatgttggtactatgctcttctatgcacattacggggctgttttctccctcaatttttagtatccaccatgcatgccatatatgcttggaaagctctagatgtcttctttccaatgcattttgaatcacctcatttggagttttgtagctcaagttatttatgtttgaagaaggcatggtcaagctgttccatataacacgtttaagctccagtttaagcttaaactggagcttaaacgctggcactccctggaggcacaagctcgagcacgtttaagcttcagtttaaggttaaactgaagcttaaacgtggaaatgagaaagcaaccctggaggagaaaaatagtcgaacacgtttaagctccagtttaaggttaaactggagcttaaacgtggaatgctcctggtgcctttcttacttctggcgtttaacctccagtttaaggttaaactggaggttaaacgtggaaatgctcccctggtgagattctcacttttggcgtttaacctccagtttaaggttaaactggaggttaaacttcaattccagcattatatggcttggtagtttaagttccagtttaagcttaaactggaacttaaactccacatgtgatattcaagcttcctttattgattttgttgcttccttgcctagcctcttcttccctgaaatcatccaaacaattgcatcaaagtcttgcaaaatttcatgagaaatcttccattcatagcattcaagtaatataactaaaaactcatggaatttgcatcaaaatcttcatgttgaatgatttaagacaagcatgactatttggcccaaatgattacttaaggctcaagaaaatgcataaaacaactaaaaataaaagaaaaaggctagtgaaactagcctaagatgccttggcatcaatagATGAGGATGAAGGCGATGAACGGTCTCGGACGATGAAGGCATGAGTACGAAGTTCATTGGGTTAGAGGAAAGGCATGGGTGATCAACGATGAACGATGAAGATGGAGATGTTGTTTGAGGATGATGATGGCGCGGGTaacttttagggtttttttttttgtgactgggTCACTTTTAGGGTTAAAACTAGTGTGTGATGTTGTTTGggttaaaattgaaaactaaggaAAAAAATGTTAAGTGTGGAAAAAAATTGAATGGGAAACTAAATTTTGGGGGAGGGAACTCTATCAGTACGTTTTTTTGTGGGGTGCCAAAATAAACAGAATATGGGCACGCTTTAAAAAGGTGACCATTGAAACACAAACTAGCCACGCTTTACAAGCGTGCCGATCtccctctatggccacgctttttaagcgtgacaAAAAAAAGGGTGGCCAAATTTTTAATCAGTGGGCACCCTCGTAAAAGTGTACCCATTTccctctatcgccacgcttttcaagcgtgacAGTAAAAAAGCGTAGCCAAATTTCAAGTAAGTGGGTATCCTCGTAAAAGTGTGGCAATTTCCCTCTATGGCCATGCTTTTCAAGCATGGAAAAAAAAGCGTTGCCAAATCACAAATCAGTGGTCACCCtcgcaaaagcgtggccatagaccacttttgggcacgctttaaaagtgtggcaaAAAAAGTTTACCaacaggccttttttcttgtagtgttgacactaatttgtctaataaaataaaatataaaagattaatttggtaattaaaattagttaaagatTGAAGActaattaaagatttttcaaaaacaagCTAGCAAAATGAATgagagaaaaaatagaattgaatgacatttatgagagagaaaaatggttatactacaagaaaaaaggcctatggccacgttttttttgccacactttaaaagtgtggccaaaagtggtcattGGCCACGCTTTTGTGAGGGTGGCGATTGAATAGAGATTCGGCCACATTTTTTctcgccacgcttcaaaagcctGGCGAAaagggtcaatggccacgcttttgtaaAGGTGGCAACTGATTAGAGATACAGCCacattttttttgccacgcttcaaaagcgtggccatggAGAGAAACATAgacattttaaaagcgtggcaacagAGTTTCAATACAGTAGCGTTTATAAAACGTGGCCATATCCTGGtactcttttggcacgctttaaaagcgtggccaaaaggtttaaaaaaaaactaataacccCAATGCCAATAACCCCTGCATCCTAATAACCCTAAAACTTGGCCAAAAGCTTCGCGAGACTCTCTCACTCTCCCCTCTTACCGTCATTCTTATCTATGCCATTTCTTGAAGAATGTCACAAAACGACCGCCCGGAGGCGCCGTCCCTGGCGACAGCGGCAAACGGCTCCGTGGCGGCGAAGGAGGAGAATCCAGCTGCGAGGGCGTTGGTTTCTTCGAGCAAGGCTGAGACTGAATCCGAACAAGGAGCACAAAGCGGAGAAGTACGAAGACTTGCAATTGATGTACTGCCTAGCGGTTTTCACCGCGCTAGAGAGGTACCTTCCGCCGAACATGCTCAATGCGCGACGAACACAAGGTATATGCCCCGCGCAGTGCAGACCAGAGTATGGtgcctctttctttctttctttcttttaagtttttttatttttcagttaatTTTCAGTTGAGGCTAGTAAATTGCAGAATAGTAAACCTTAGGATTCCTTACAATAAACAGATTTCTCCAACTGAAATTTGCGGTGTGCTTGGATCTAATCAACTTCTTCCGAGAATTTATATCGCTTTTGTGTTGTTGGTCGGAATTCTTCTGTTtagttctcttttcatgaacGTGTCTTGAATCTGGTCGTGTTTGGAAGCCCCTTCTTTCACtggtaatttctttttctttttagttcgtacacacatacacacactaaCCAAAGAAGTAAAAACTATATGTTGCTCCGAGCTGAGTTAATTTCTGTCTTCATCATAATCATTTTACTTTGTTTACTCATTTGTGCAAAGGGGTTATGTTTTATTGTTTTGCACTTATCTTCCATTTGATGAGATTTATATGAATACTTTATTTGTTAACCTTTTATCATAAAGTTTGGAGAGATACACTTGGATTATTGTTGCACGACAAATTTTATTATGTGAAAGATGTTCTTTTGAAATTAGAGTCGTGATCTGATCCTTTATTTTAGCAAATCTAGTTTTTCACCTTGTTGGGATGCACCCACCAGATACCATGACATCCAATCCAAGCATTGGTGTAGGGGAAGATTAGTATGAGTCGTCATATATGAAAGTTTACTTTGACAGGCTTTTCAGTTGAGGCTGTTGTGGTCAAGATCAAGCAACACACAAAGAATGTGTTTGTTTGACAATGGATATTTGGTTGCTGAGATTTTGCATTTGATAGATACATATTTGGCTgctataaattattttaacatttctgatcttgtttatatattttatattgactgCTTAGGTGATTCCTTACAATGAACAGATTTCTCTAACCGAAATTCGCGGTGCGCTTGGATCTGTTAATCAACTTTTTATATGTATTGGGATTTTTGCAACATTAGTAGCCGGTTTGCCTCTTGCAAGAAATCCTATATGGTATtgatctatttatttttcttctgaaTACAAATATCAAATAGAGATAGTAACATATATATGATTGTTAACCTTGAAATTTTGTTGGCAGACAATGTTTGGAATTTTGGTTATGCATGACTTAACAGCAGCAAGTCAAGGTTCTTCTGAACCTGAAGCAAAATGGTTTGATCTTTTTAGTAGCCGGTATCGAAAAGGTATTCAATAATTTATGATTAATCCCAAATTCCATTAACAAGGAGAAATAAAAATCTAGTGTAACTAAGCACAAGTTTGGTGCTCCCTTTTCAAAATATAAGATTGCTTTCAATATTTAGTTTACTCTGAAATTAATTGATGCTTTGTGAATTGGTGTTGCAGTTGTCAGTGTTGGAGCAGCACTTTTCTTGTTCCAGCAGTTTGCCGCATCAATGGAAGATTTGGAACCCTTACGGCTGTTCCAATACACCATATGGTTAGTCTTATGAGATCTCTTCTTACAAGCTTTTATAGTGTGCGATCAATTAGTCTTTTCACAATTCCATCACTAGAAAACCACTCTTCCTTAAAATTCAATTGATAGGTAggtttaaagatatttttctgtgtttttttttgttattcttttaatttgCTTCTATTTCATTTACCCAGGATATTTATTCGTTGCAATCCTGAGGCTTATAGATCGGCCTGAAACTTTTGTTTccggaattttttaaaaaatttgttttccCTGGCAATCAGGTTAGATTATTCACCTTTTggatgcttcttctttttcatttttattttatattatatcaccTTTTTTAAGGAATCTAAGTTTGTGCTGGGTGAATTTTGGAAATACTAATCTGTACATGCAAATTTGTAGAAAGGGTAGAGATTTAGGGCCGTGAACTGACGTGTTGGCAAATTTtgcaattaattttattaaattttcagtGTTTTTTGAATTGCGAGCTATGTCCCCTGATTGCTACTACTATGATTAATACTTTCATGCTTTTTGGGCCTGGTTATTGTTTTATGTTGTCTTTAAGGAATTTTGTCAAACTGaactttttttccttttgattcttccatctcctcctttctttttatcttttcgtCAACCTTCCTTCCTTTCTTGTTGAATAAGAGGAGATAGATTGatgtagttttttttatttagcaGATATGAATACTTTTCAAATGGTTTTGAATATCTTAAGAGATGGTTAAGTTCGAGTCAGTTATAGATACTGCCATTTTAAATTTGCTTGATCTGGTAAATTTTGTGGTTGA
This window contains:
- the LOC112723890 gene encoding plastidic glucose transporter 4-like isoform X2 gives rise to the protein MYWDFCNISSRFASCKKSYMTMFGILVMHDLTAASQGSSEPEAKWFDLFSSRYRKVVSVGAALFLFQQFAASMEDLEPLRLFQYTI
- the LOC112723890 gene encoding plastidic glucose transporter 4-like isoform X1 → MYWDFCNISSRFASCKKSYMTMFGILVMHDLTAASQGSSEPEAKWFDLFSSRYRKVVSVGAALFLFQQFAASMEDLEPLRLFQYTIWIFIRCNPEAYRSA